One genomic window of Kaistia geumhonensis includes the following:
- a CDS encoding sigma-70 family RNA polymerase sigma factor, with product MSEAGRLSQPGELDALMADVAGGDETAFRRLYDRMAGKLFAVIRRIAGSEAAAEEALQETFLRIWNHADRYDPALASASTWMVTIARHAAIDLIRRGPERVSAAAVAIDDELADRLAGPAPADGLEARGLSRCLDGLEPDRRQMVLLAYCQGWSREELSRRFDRPVPTVKTLLRRSLIALKECLGGR from the coding sequence TTGAGCGAAGCAGGGCGGCTCAGCCAGCCGGGCGAACTCGACGCGCTGATGGCGGATGTTGCGGGGGGCGACGAAACTGCCTTCCGCCGTCTTTACGACCGCATGGCCGGGAAACTCTTCGCCGTCATCCGCCGTATCGCAGGAAGCGAGGCCGCGGCCGAGGAGGCCCTTCAGGAGACGTTCCTCAGAATCTGGAACCACGCCGACCGCTACGATCCGGCGCTGGCCTCGGCGTCGACCTGGATGGTGACGATTGCGCGACATGCGGCGATCGACCTCATCCGCAGAGGGCCGGAGCGTGTCTCGGCGGCGGCGGTGGCGATCGACGACGAACTCGCCGACCGGCTGGCAGGGCCGGCGCCGGCCGACGGGCTCGAGGCGCGCGGGCTCTCGCGCTGCCTCGACGGGCTGGAGCCGGATCGGCGGCAGATGGTCCTGCTCGCCTACTGCCAGGGCTGGAGCCGCGAGGAGCTGTCGCGGCGCTTCGACCGGCCGGTGCCGACCGTGAAGACGCTGCTTCGCCGCAGCCTGATCGCGTTGAAGGAGTGCCTCGGTGGCCGCTGA